One genomic region from Tigriopus californicus strain San Diego chromosome 4, Tcal_SD_v2.1, whole genome shotgun sequence encodes:
- the LOC131878940 gene encoding fork head domain-containing protein FD4-like — translation MPRPSRESYGDQKPPYSYIALTAMALWHSPERMLPLSDIYKFIMDNFPYYRKNTQRWQNSLRHNLSFNDCFIKIPRRPDRPGKGAYWTLHPKAISMFENGSLLRRRKRFKLGSTDKDSLDTELSALSNLNRVMVSNYSSSHSAPMSHSSPYHPPTCVPGPSMSMHSGPQVPPPPSMIPSPYFNPHLALAAHAHHQQQLANLHAASNLSPPHLPHLPPQMSPPTLPKPTPLNPMMASMSSRTSPGFQTNSKPKKKGFTIDSLMDKEDVTREDSDLPPLDMEDEEISVDDDGDAKDDINVETDEEGKAKSPSPQNLEALRAFFRPNPLGSAFNPLVAAANPLLNSQYGPGGIPTSVSAPNPMLGNPFYWANIQRAAVAAAALSNRVMPPHSMASSASSPLHLPPTSSISSHFLESRPEVMRTSDMIPEIPRPIKTEVKTELKEEEPTTNPLLFQVKTHLPSLSPKRASPAASPNGDFQSKILSSDLRDDNNNKNNNNNIGDHNDRNNNSTQDPKKPVPTLRFSPPMRSI, via the coding sequence ATGCCCAGACCATCCCGCGAGAGTTATGGAGATCAAAAACCTCCCTACTCCTATATTGCTCTCACGGCCATGGCCTTATGGCACTCTCCAGAGAGAATGCTGCCTCTGTCAGACATCTACAAGTTCATAATGGATAACTTCCCCTACTACAGGAAGAACACGCAGAGATGGCAAAATAGCCTTCGTCACAACCTAAGTTTCAACGATTGTTTCATCAAGATCCCCAGGCGTCCCGACCGACCCGGTAAGGGCGCCTATTGGACCCTCCACCCAAAGGCCATTTCCATGTTCGAAAATGGGTCCTTGCTCCGCCGCCGGAAGAGGTTCAAACTAGGAAGTACGGATAAGGATTCCTTGGACACGGAGCTAAGCGCTCTGTCGAATTTGAATAGGGTTATGGTTTCCAATTATTCGAGCTCCCATTCGGCTCCCATGAGCCATTCAAGCCCGTACCATCCACCGACTTGTGTGCCTGGACCTTCCATGTCGATGCATTCGGGACCTCAAGTGCCACCCCCGCCGAGTATGATCCCGTCTCCGTATTTTAATCCACATTTGGCCTTGGCGGCACACGCCCATCACCAGCAACAACTGGCCAATTTGCATGCAGCCTCGAATCTCTCACCACCACATTTACCCCATCTACCTCCGCAAATGTCGCCACCCACGTTACCCAAGCCCACTCCATTGAATCCTATGATGGCCTCTATGTCGAGCCGAACCTCGCCCGGGTTCCAAACCAattccaaaccaaagaaaaagggCTTCACCATTGACAGTCTCATGGACAAGGAAGACGTCACCCGAGAGGACAGCGACCTTCCTCCTCTCGATATGGAGGACGAGGAAATATCCGTCGATGACGACGGAGACGCCAAAGATGACATAAACGTCGAAACTGATGAAGAAGGCAAGGCCAAGTCACCCTCGCCCCAGAACTTGGAGGCTCTCCGAGCCTTTTTCCGGCCTAATCCTCTGGGATCGGCCTTCAACCCTTTAGTGGCGGCGGCTAATCCACTTCTCAATAGTCAATACGGCCCGGGAGGAATTCCAACATCCGTTTCAGCACCCAATCCCATGTTGGGCAACCCATTCTATTGGGCGAATATTCAACGAGCTGCCGTGGCTGCCGCTGCCCTCTCTAATCGAGTGATGCCTCCCCATTCGATGGCCTCATCGGCATCCTCCCCTCTTCACCTACCCCCGACATCATCTATCAGCAGTCATTTTTTAGAGTCTCGCCCGGAGGTCATGAGGACCTCCGACATGATCCCCGAGATCCCCCGGCCTATCAAGACCGAAGTGAAAACCGAGCTGAAGGAGGAAGAGCCCACTACCAATCCGCTTTTGTTCCAAGTCAAGACTCATCTTCCAAGTCTCAGCCCCAAGAGAGCGTCTCCGGCAGCCTCACCCAACGGGGATTTTCAATCGAAAATTTTGTCAAGTGACCTCCGGGACgacaataataataaaaacaacaacaacaacatcggGGATCACAATGACCGAAATAATAACTCCACACAAGATCCAAAGAAACCGGTCCCAACGCTGAGATTTAGTCCACCCATGCGTTCCATATGA